AGCTGTGTCCATTAGGATAAAGTTTAGGCTTGCGCCCTCGCCCAATTTGCATTGAGGAAAGACCACGGATAAAAGAGCGTTCTCTACCCTTGCCTACTTCATGATTTACCGTCCAGTCGATGCTAGTGATTTCGGCACCATTACCAAATAGCTCAAGCTTTTCAGTTCTGGTCGACTTACGAAAACCGACACGGGTATTTTTGGTGAACGGAGGTAAGTTATGTCTTGCTAGTACGCAGTTAAATATCGCTACACACTCGTCCAAAGTCTGTAAACCAAACAGATTATCCATACGCTGCCAACGTGATGGATTACCCTCTACACGCACTCGTTGACCATCACAACGGATAGTCAACTTGGTACTGTATGAACCTTCAAGGATTTTTTGATTAACAGATGGCGGTAAATGCTCACCTGTTTCTAATTCAACACGCTCAATCACATGCTTACCAACCAGAGGCAAATTTGCATCTAGATGATCTTGTTGCATGAATAAACGGTCGATGAAAAACAAGTGATAAAAACCCTGTCAAGTTATTAGGCTTACATTTTTGTATATGTACACATACATAAAAATATGGCTTGATACTAACTGATATAAAAATGGGTGTAAACTTAAATTTAAATAAGGGTTTTATATGAGCGACTTAAACATGAGTATTGGTAGCGTACTAAAAGATAAACGACTTGCATTAGGTATTAAGCAAGAAGATATTGCCGAACAGCTCGGTGTAACTGTACAAACGGTCAGCAAGTGGGAAAGAGACGTAACTGAGCCTAAAGCTAGCCAAGTATTCTCATTGTCTAAGATTTTGCGCTTATCAGAGAAAAGTATCTGTAAGGGTGAAACCTCTAGTGTTAGTGATAACCCTATGGATTTCATGATGAAGTTCGGAAAAGTAATTCACCATCTAAATGACACAGCTTTGATGGTGACGTTATACGATCACATCGAAGATGAAGAATCATTTTACGAAGATTTGGTAAAGCAATCTGATTTACCAAAGGAAGCTTTTTAAGCGCAGTTATTCCGGAATTCCGGAGTTAGTTCGGGTGTAACAGGAACCCGAACACTTTAATCAAATTAAGGAAGATTAATGGATAGTGCGATTTACACTTTAATAGGTGTTGCAATAGGTGCTGCTGCAGGTCTAGCTGGTTCAATTATCACATCAAAAAATACATACAAAATTGAAACAGCGAAGATGAAAGCTAACCATCGAGCAGAAATTATTAAAGATGTACAAATTACAGCTCATGATTACTTTACTTCAATCAAATTATTATTATTGGAAATATATACAGGTGTTGAGAATAAGACTCTTGTTGATGAGGCTGGAGAGCCTAGCTTAGTCACCTTAGAGGATAAAGTAAAAAGTATTGAAGATTATCAAGTTGTTATGCATAGGAAGGTTTCACAGTTAAAATCAATTGGCTTAAAAGAGCTAGCTGCCAAAGCTTCTAAATGTGTTGAGCCGATGGAGTCTTTCGTATCAAAACCTGATTTTACTAAAATAATGAACACAATAGCGACAATTAATACTCTAGAAGACGAGTTTATTGATTCCATCGCAAATGAATATATAAAGTTAAAGCTGTAACGCTTCTTTAAAACTCCCAAAATGGGAGTAGAGTCCAGTGTTATAGTGTCTGGACTCTTTGATAAAAATCGCGGGAAACCGCGGTAAAGTTCGAGTGTCACTAGAACTCGAACCGCTTCGCGGCATAATCCCCTGCTCATTCACTCCAGCGCTTAAGGCGCTTTCGTTCTCTACGCATCGTTAAAAAGTACCAAGAATGGTACAAAAGTGCAGTATTACAACACTCGCACTTAAGGTTTGACCTGCGAGTATCAATCAGCCCCCTCACGGGGCTGCCTGATACCCATCCGGCCAAAGCACAGAGCTATGACGTGAAACTTTGAAAGTTGTAAACAACAATCAGACATTAGAAACATGCAAAGGCGACAAAAGCTGCTTGGCAGGGAGAAAAGCTCGCAGCAAAAAGCGCTGCTATTAAGGCTTAGCATTAAGGGACAAGTCCCTTAATAATCCCGATTAATGATGACCGGGTACGGTGAAGTTGGCTTGCAAGTTAAGCGGACGATCCGTAAAGCTTTGATTGGTTGTGTACAAACATTCAAAAGTGATAGCAAAAATCTATTACCGGCTTGGCGTTCTGCTAGCAATCGATGCTTGCCAGGTTAACTTTCTGATAGCAGAACTTCGTACAATACAGATTATATAAAAAAGCCCGATGGGCTTTTGTATTGTCCCATCGAGCTTATATACATAATGCTGAACCACATTGTACGTAGTCACATGTGAGAAGTGTGGTGTTGCCTTTAGTCTTTGATACGCGCTTAGACTGTTGCTGTTATCTTTTGAGTTTTGGGCTAAGTGTGCGTTATTTTTTGCGCGTCGCTACGTGCATGCTTTTAAAGTTTGTGGGTAAAGTTACCCAAGCATTAAATCTCGTTTGCGTTTAGTTTTCTGTAAATCTCTGTAATTGTTTACTTGTTTCCGACGTTTGCCTGCTTGGGTTTATCCATGGTGCGTTTAGCAATTATAGCTACACATCAGATGACCAATTGCCAGAAAACATATCACGGTGTCGCATTAGCAAACAAAAATGCCAGTCATTGTTGTGACTGGCATTTTTAATTTTTAAGCAAGATTCAAACTGACATGCTAGATAGCTAACGCATCTTTACAAAGCTGAGTGATTCTATCCCAGTCTTTGTCTGCTACGGCATCTGTCGGTGCAATCCAACTACCACCAATACAATCAACATTTTTTAGCGCTAAATAGTCTTTGTAGCTTGATTGACTGATGCCACCAGTTGGGCAAAAACGAATACCTGATAATGGTCCGCCAAAAGATTTAAGTGCGTTAACACCACCTGAAGCTTCCGCTGGGAAAAACTTAAAGTGTGTGTAACCTAGCTCCATACCAACCATCACTTCAGAGATGCTAGCAACACCAGGGATCAAAGGCACGTTGCCTTGTTTAGCAGCCTTTAGCAGATCGACTGTTGCACCAGGCGTAATGATAAATTGCGAACCAGCTTCAACAGCCTGGTTTAACTGCGCTTCGTTCAAAACTGTACCAGCACCAACCAAGGCTTCAGGTACTTCTTTAGCGATTTTTGCAATGGCCTCTAACGCGCATTCAGTACGGAGCGTGACTTCAAGCACTTTAATACCGCCGGCAACTAGTGCTTTTGCTAGCGGTACAGCATCTTCAAGGCGCTCAATTACCATAACTGGAACGACTGGACTCGTTTTAAATACATCTGCAGGCTGTAATGCCCAATTGTTACTTACCATTGATCCGTGTTCCTTATGCTGTCATTTCATCAATTGCGCTAGTGCTACGGGCACCGGTTTCTGGGCTACTTAAATTACTGCGTAGTGCGCCGAATAGCTCACGTCCCATGCCAAAACTGCGCTCAGTCAGATCAATTTCTTCTGCATTGCGCGCATTAAGTTCTGCCTCGTTAACCAATAAACTAAGTTCGCCAGTTAAAGCGTTTACACGGATTAAATCACCGTCTTGAACTTTAGCGATTAAACCGCCATCAATAGCTTCTGGGGTTAAGTGAATCGCTGCTGGTACTTTACCTGACGCGCCAGACATACGGCCATCAGTTACCAGCGCAACCTTAAATCCTTTATCTTGCAGTGAGCCTAAATATGGCGTGAGTTTATGTAGCTCAGGCATGCCGTTAGCTTTAGGGCCTTGACCTTTAACGACTACCACACAATCTCTATCTAATTTGCCTTGTTTGAACAGTTCGTCGAGCTGGTTTTGATCGTCAATAACAACTGCAGGCGCTTCAACAACGCGATTGGCTTCTTGCACAGCAGAAACCTTAATAACCGCCCTGCCCAAATTGCCCTTCATCAACTTCAAGCCACCGTTGCTTTGGAACGGCGTGTCTACGTGGGTTAATACTTCTTTATCTAAGCTTTCCGTTGGGCCATCTACCCAAATGAGCTCACCGTCGATAAGTTTTGGTTCTTGGGTGTAGCGACGCAAACCTTGACCAGCCACAGTAAGTACATCTTCGTGTAGCATGCCAGCATCAAGCAACTCTTTGATTAGCAACGCCATACCGCCAGCTGCATGGAAGTGGTTAATGTCTGCATGACCATTAGGGTAAACACGTGCGAGTAAAGGCACAGCATCAGAAAGCTCTGAAAAGTCATCCCAATTGATGATGATGCCAGCAGCGCGCGCCGCAGCAACGATATGCATGGTTAAGTTTGTTGAGCCACCTGTTGCGAGTAGCGCAACAATGCCATTAACTACGGATTTCTCGTTGACGATCTCACCGATTGGCGCATATTGCGTGCCCATCGCTGTTAGACGGCAAACCTGTTTCGCTGCCATCTTATTTAATGCTTCACGTAGCGGATCGTCAGGATTAACGAATGAAGAGCCTGGCAACTGTAAGCCCATGACTTCTAGCATTAATTGGTTTGAGTTGGCCGTGCCGTAGAAGGTACAAGTGCCCGCACTGTGATAAGACTTAGACTCTGCATCAAGCAGTGCTTCACGCCCTACTTTACCCTGAGCAAATTGTTGGCGTATGCGTGCTTTTTCTTTATTCGGTATACCTGATTTCATTGGCCCAGCAGGCACAAACAACATAGGTAAGTGACCAAAGCTAAGTGCACCAATTAACAAGCCAGGAACGATTTTGTCGCAAATACCAAGGAGTAATGCACCGTCAAACATGTTATGAGACAAACCAACGGCTGTTGCCATCGCAATGACTTCGCGGCTAAGCAGGCTTAACTCCATACCAGGTTGGCCTTGGGTTACACCATCACACATTGCCGGTACACCGCCGGCAACCTGTGCCACACTCCCTACTTCAGCACATGCAGCTTTCAGTAGTTCAGGATATGTTTCGTAAGGCTGATGCGCCGACAACATATCGTTAAAAGCAGTCACAATACCAACATTGGCTTTGGTTAACTGACGTAGTGATTCCTTTTCTACTGGCTGACAGGCTGCAAAACCATGGGCTAAATTACCACAGCTTAACGCGCTGCGATGAACGCCCTTGCCTTTAGCGTCTTGCAGAGCTTGCAAGTATGCAGCTCGTGTTTTTTGACTTCGCGCAATTATACGCTCTGTAACTGCTTGAACTACTGAGTTCATTTTAATAACTCCTTATGCGCTATAGAACACATCTACAGGTGCTTTGCGTTGAGCAAGCACAGCTCTAATAGGCATTTCTTTAACGTTCTCATTTAACAGCGCTTTTTTATAAACGGTTAGCTTAGCTTCGCCTACCAAATGCAGATAAATCTGTCGGCTTGCTAAGATTGCATCTTGTGTCAGGGTAATGCGTGGATGCGGTGCAGTCGTTGGATTAACAGCTGCACATAATTCTTTGCTAGTTAGCGCGTTGTCTAATTCTTTGCTACATGGGAACCATGAACAAGTGTGGCCATCAGTACCCATGCCTAATACCACAACATCAAAAGGCCTTGGGAAGTTAGCTAATGACTCTGACGTCATAGCACAGCCTTGTTCTGGCGTAGCAAACATATTTTTTAAGCCGCGAAACTTGGCATTTGCTGCGCGGTTTTGTAATAGATTTTCACGTACCAGGCGTTCATTTGAGTCTTTTTCGTCACTTTCAACCCAGCGCTCGTCAGCAAGGGTGATATACACTTCACTCCAATCAATCGCTTTTTTACTTAGCAGTTGAAAAAGCTTCAACGGTGTTGAGCCGCCAGAAACAATAAGACTTGCCTTACCACGACTATCAACCGCATCTTGAAGTTGACCAGCAATCTTATCTGCAAGTACAGATTCCAGTTCATTAGTCGAGTCAAATGACTTAAATACTGATTCTTTAATCATTAGGTTTTCCTTTACTCGTCCCAAGAACGGCCGTCTTTAGTAATAAGTGCAACTGAGGCCACTGGCCCCCACGTGCCTGCTGGGTAAGGTTTTGGCTTCTCGCCGCTGTTTTCCCATGCTTCAATAATTCCGTCGACCCAAGTCCACGCTTGCTCAACTTCGTCACGGCGAACGAATAAGGCTTGGTTGCCGAGCATAGCTTCTAACAACAAACGCTCATAGGCATCAGCAATGCGCTCGTTTTTGAAAGTGTCGGTGAAACTTAAGTCGAGCTTGGTAGTTTGTAAGCGCGTTTGCTGCTCTAGCCCTGGCACCTTATTCATCATTTGAATTTCGACACCTTCGTGCGGCTGCAAGCGAATCGTAAGCTTATTCGGTGGCAAGCTACGGTAGCTATTGCTATATAAGTTGTGCGGCGGATTCTTAAAGTGAACCACAATTTCAGAGCTCTTAAATGGCATACGCTTACCACTACGTAAGTAGAATGGCACGCCAGCCCAGCGCCAGTTATCAATGTCTACGCGTAGTGCAACAAAGGTTTCAGTATCAGAGTTGGTATTGGCGCCCTCTTCTTCTAAATAACCTGGCACTGGTGAGCCTTTTAAATAACCTGATGAGTATTGGCCGCGAACTGTATTATCAAACACATTGGTTTGATTAATTGGGCGAAGCGACTTAAGCACTTTTACTTTTTCATCGCGAATGTTGTCTGCATTGAGGTTAACCGGCGGGTCCATAGCCACAAGGGTTAGTACTTGCAGTAAGTGGTTCTGGATCATATCGCGCATTTGCCCTGCGCCATCAAAATAACCCCAGCGCCCTTCAATGCCCACTTCTTCGGCAACACTGATCTGTACATGATCAATGGTGCGGTTATCCCATTTAGATGCGAATAATGAGTTAGCGAAACGCAGCGCAATCAGGTTTTGTACCGTTTCTTTACCTAAATAATGGTCAATACGGTAGACCTGATTCTCGTTAAAGTACTCGGCGACCTGGTCGTTGATGACTTTAGAAGACTCTAGATCTGTACCAATCGGCTTTTCAAGCACAACGCGGGTATCTTCTTTAATGAGGTCTTGTTGATGTAGGCAGCGACAAATGTCGCCAAAAATAGCTGGAGGAGTTGCGAAGTAGTTCACCATCACGCGTTTACTTGGTTCAAGTAACTCATGAAATGCGCTGTAGCCTTCTGGCTCGGTGAAATTTGTTCCTACATAATGGCAGCGGCCAAGAAAACGCTCAACAGTGTCATCACACAGTTCATCTTTAACGAAGGTATTTAATGCAGTAGTAACTAACTCATTGAATTGTTGTTCTGTAAACGCATCTTTGGCGACACCGATTACCTTGGTTTCTGAATCAAGTAGATTCGCTTTGTCTAGTTGATATAAAGCGGGAAGTAACTTACGTCTTGCTAAGTCACCTTTAGTTCCAAATAGGACAAAGTCACATGCTTTTGCGCCTAATGATTTACCCATAGCTCCGAGCTCTCCATTTATTTTGTGCGTCTACATCTGTTAGTACATGGTGAATAAAAACGCTCTTTTGTTGTAATATAACAACAGAACGTGACGAATGCACCTTTAATTTACTCTTATTCTATTGTTATGATTCTAGGCATATCATCTTATAATCTGATATGATTTTTAATTGAAACAATTTAATTCTGATGTTTTTTGATCGTTTTATAACGTGTAAATATCTTACGGGCAGCAAACATAGGTAAAAAAGCTACTTACTTTTGTCGTATTCCTAGCTACTCGTCCCCTTCTTTATACGTGGGGGAATTAAAAACAATAACAAACAACATCACCATTTTAGTGGATACATGCTTATGAATACCCTAGAAAAGGTCCAAAAAAGCCTGACTCAATTCAGTAAATCAGAACGTAAAGTTGCTGAAGTGATCCTGGCATCCCCACAAACGGCAATTCATTCAAGTATTGCTACCCTGGCTAAAATGGCCGATGTGAGTGAGCCTACTGTTAACCGATTCTGTCGCCGCCTTGACACTAAAGGTTTCCCTGATTTTAAGTTACATTTGGCCCAAAGTCTTGCTAATGGCACGCCGTATGTTAGCCGCCACGTTGAAGAAGATGACTCGCCAGATTCGTACACGACTAAAATCTTCGAATCTTCAATGGCTTCATTAGACACTGCTCGTCAAAGCTTAGATCCAGTTGCTATTAATAAAGCGGTGGATATTCTTACTCAAGCTAAAACCATTTCATTTTTCGGTTTAGGTGCATCGGCTTCTGTTGCTCATGATGCACAAAACAAGTTCTTCCGTTTTAATGTACCCGTGATTTGTTTCGATGATGTGTTAATGCAACGCATGAGCTGCATTAACTGCAACGAGGGTGATGTTGTGGTGCTGATCTCACACACAGGTCGCACTAAATCATTAATCGAGATTGCACGTATTGCTCGTGAAAATGGTGCCGCTGTGATTGGCATTACCGCGCGTAACTCTCCACTATCATTAGAATGTACCTTGCCCGTGACTATGGAAGTACCAGAGGACACTGAGCAGTACTTACCAATGACATCACGTCTAGCGCAACTTGTTACTGTCGATGTGTTAGCGACTGGTTTTACACTTCGCCGTGGCCCACGCTTTAGAGATAACTTGAAGCGAGTGAAAGAAGTGCTGAAAGAGTCGCGGGTAAACAAGGATCTAACGATTTAAGCATCCAAAAGATGACGTTTTTGTAAGTGATTAATTATCAAACGAATTTGGTAATTTTATTTACAGATTGAATCAGGTTGGTGACAAGTTAAATTACTTAACAAACGCTCAAAGGCTGAACTATTATGATAGTTCAGCTTTTTTTATGTCAAAAACCTATAGTCTGTCACAAAAATTAAACACCAATATGGTCTATTTTGATTGTAACTTTACTACATTTTTTACTTTAGTCTGTTAGAATGAATCCATCTTAGAAGTACCAAGTTAGCAGCTGTACTTTTAATTTAAATTTGATAATCATTAACGGAGTTTCTCATGTTCCGCAGAACAAAAATCGTTACGACCCTTGGTCCAGCTACTGACCGCGATGATAACTTACGCAAAATCATTCAAGCCGGTGCTAACGTCGTTAGGTTAAACTTCTCTCATGGCACACCTGAAGATCACCTAAAGCGCGCGACAGATGTACGCAACATTGCTAAAGAGTTGGGCAAACATGTTGCTATCTTAGGTGACTTACAAGGTCCTAAAATTCGTGTTTCTACTTTTAAAGACAACAAGAAAATTCAACTTAACCTAGGTGACGAGTTCATTCTTGACGCTGAACTGGGTAAAGGTGAAGGCGACGAGAAGCAAGTTGGTATTGACTACAAACAATTACCTCAAGATGTAACCGTTGGCGACATCTTGATGCTAGATGACGGTCGCGTACAGCTTCGTGTTGAGCGTGTTGAAGGCCAAAAAGTATTTACTAGCGTGACTGTTGCTGGTCCTTTAAGCAACAATAAAGGTATCAACAAACAAGGTGGCGGCCTTACTGCTCCTGCCCTAACCGACAAAGACCGCGCAGACATCAAAACTGCCGCGATGATCCAAGTTGATTACCTAGCCGTTTCTTTTCCACGTACTGGTGCTGACCTTGATTTGGCGCGCTCACTTGCAGAAGAAGCCGGTAGTAAAGCATTAATCGTCGCTAAAGTTGAACGTGCTGAAGCAATCGAAAGCCAAGAAGCAATGGATGATGTTATCAATGCATGTGACGTTGTAATGGTTGCACGTGGTGACTTAGGTGTTGAAATTGGCGATGCCGCGCTAGTGGCTGTACAGAAAAAACTTATCCTTCGTGCACGTCAGTTAAACAAAGCCGTGATCACTGCGACGCAAATGATGGAGTCAATGATTTCTAGCCCAATGCCGACTCGCGCAGAAGTAATGGATGTTGCAAACGCTGTTCTTGATGGTACAGATGCGGTAATGCT
This DNA window, taken from Shewanella maritima, encodes the following:
- a CDS encoding helix-turn-helix domain-containing protein, translated to MSDLNMSIGSVLKDKRLALGIKQEDIAEQLGVTVQTVSKWERDVTEPKASQVFSLSKILRLSEKSICKGETSSVSDNPMDFMMKFGKVIHHLNDTALMVTLYDHIEDEESFYEDLVKQSDLPKEAF
- a CDS encoding bifunctional 4-hydroxy-2-oxoglutarate aldolase/2-dehydro-3-deoxy-phosphogluconate aldolase, which produces MVSNNWALQPADVFKTSPVVPVMVIERLEDAVPLAKALVAGGIKVLEVTLRTECALEAIAKIAKEVPEALVGAGTVLNEAQLNQAVEAGSQFIITPGATVDLLKAAKQGNVPLIPGVASISEVMVGMELGYTHFKFFPAEASGGVNALKSFGGPLSGIRFCPTGGISQSSYKDYLALKNVDCIGGSWIAPTDAVADKDWDRITQLCKDALAI
- the edd gene encoding phosphogluconate dehydratase: MNSVVQAVTERIIARSQKTRAAYLQALQDAKGKGVHRSALSCGNLAHGFAACQPVEKESLRQLTKANVGIVTAFNDMLSAHQPYETYPELLKAACAEVGSVAQVAGGVPAMCDGVTQGQPGMELSLLSREVIAMATAVGLSHNMFDGALLLGICDKIVPGLLIGALSFGHLPMLFVPAGPMKSGIPNKEKARIRQQFAQGKVGREALLDAESKSYHSAGTCTFYGTANSNQLMLEVMGLQLPGSSFVNPDDPLREALNKMAAKQVCRLTAMGTQYAPIGEIVNEKSVVNGIVALLATGGSTNLTMHIVAAARAAGIIINWDDFSELSDAVPLLARVYPNGHADINHFHAAGGMALLIKELLDAGMLHEDVLTVAGQGLRRYTQEPKLIDGELIWVDGPTESLDKEVLTHVDTPFQSNGGLKLMKGNLGRAVIKVSAVQEANRVVEAPAVVIDDQNQLDELFKQGKLDRDCVVVVKGQGPKANGMPELHKLTPYLGSLQDKGFKVALVTDGRMSGASGKVPAAIHLTPEAIDGGLIAKVQDGDLIRVNALTGELSLLVNEAELNARNAEEIDLTERSFGMGRELFGALRSNLSSPETGARSTSAIDEMTA
- the pgl gene encoding 6-phosphogluconolactonase, which codes for MIKESVFKSFDSTNELESVLADKIAGQLQDAVDSRGKASLIVSGGSTPLKLFQLLSKKAIDWSEVYITLADERWVESDEKDSNERLVRENLLQNRAANAKFRGLKNMFATPEQGCAMTSESLANFPRPFDVVVLGMGTDGHTCSWFPCSKELDNALTSKELCAAVNPTTAPHPRITLTQDAILASRQIYLHLVGEAKLTVYKKALLNENVKEMPIRAVLAQRKAPVDVFYSA
- the zwf gene encoding glucose-6-phosphate dehydrogenase, producing MGKSLGAKACDFVLFGTKGDLARRKLLPALYQLDKANLLDSETKVIGVAKDAFTEQQFNELVTTALNTFVKDELCDDTVERFLGRCHYVGTNFTEPEGYSAFHELLEPSKRVMVNYFATPPAIFGDICRCLHQQDLIKEDTRVVLEKPIGTDLESSKVINDQVAEYFNENQVYRIDHYLGKETVQNLIALRFANSLFASKWDNRTIDHVQISVAEEVGIEGRWGYFDGAGQMRDMIQNHLLQVLTLVAMDPPVNLNADNIRDEKVKVLKSLRPINQTNVFDNTVRGQYSSGYLKGSPVPGYLEEEGANTNSDTETFVALRVDIDNWRWAGVPFYLRSGKRMPFKSSEIVVHFKNPPHNLYSNSYRSLPPNKLTIRLQPHEGVEIQMMNKVPGLEQQTRLQTTKLDLSFTDTFKNERIADAYERLLLEAMLGNQALFVRRDEVEQAWTWVDGIIEAWENSGEKPKPYPAGTWGPVASVALITKDGRSWDE
- a CDS encoding MurR/RpiR family transcriptional regulator; its protein translation is MNTLEKVQKSLTQFSKSERKVAEVILASPQTAIHSSIATLAKMADVSEPTVNRFCRRLDTKGFPDFKLHLAQSLANGTPYVSRHVEEDDSPDSYTTKIFESSMASLDTARQSLDPVAINKAVDILTQAKTISFFGLGASASVAHDAQNKFFRFNVPVICFDDVLMQRMSCINCNEGDVVVLISHTGRTKSLIEIARIARENGAAVIGITARNSPLSLECTLPVTMEVPEDTEQYLPMTSRLAQLVTVDVLATGFTLRRGPRFRDNLKRVKEVLKESRVNKDLTI
- the pyk gene encoding pyruvate kinase; translated protein: MFRRTKIVTTLGPATDRDDNLRKIIQAGANVVRLNFSHGTPEDHLKRATDVRNIAKELGKHVAILGDLQGPKIRVSTFKDNKKIQLNLGDEFILDAELGKGEGDEKQVGIDYKQLPQDVTVGDILMLDDGRVQLRVERVEGQKVFTSVTVAGPLSNNKGINKQGGGLTAPALTDKDRADIKTAAMIQVDYLAVSFPRTGADLDLARSLAEEAGSKALIVAKVERAEAIESQEAMDDVINACDVVMVARGDLGVEIGDAALVAVQKKLILRARQLNKAVITATQMMESMISSPMPTRAEVMDVANAVLDGTDAVMLSAETAAGDFPEETVKAMANVCVGAETHPSVTASKHRLDQSFSSIEETIALSTMYAANHLEGVKAIISLTESGRTSKLMSRISSSLPIFALSRHEKTLAKMALYRGVQPMHFDSTQYRADELAKAALEAMVEAGYLKSGDMVLMTKGDAMETIGGTNTCKVLVVA